Proteins encoded within one genomic window of Chrysemys picta bellii isolate R12L10 chromosome 6, ASM1138683v2, whole genome shotgun sequence:
- the LOC135972236 gene encoding uncharacterized protein LOC135972236, whose protein sequence is MQSSPAVMAVQSVNRKRAPAWTDREVLDLIAVWGDESVLSELRSKRRNAKIYDKISKDMAERGYSRDATQCRVKIKELRQGYQKTKEANGRSGSHPQTSRFYEALHSILGAAATTTPPVTVDSEDGVVSTAGSSDMLGDVEDEEGDEEGEAVGSAHNADFPDSQDLFITLTEIPYEASPAVTPDTESGEGSATPSVTVSQPSLESHSQRLARIRRRKRRTREDMFSELMACSQAQAAQQTQWRENLTRMHQANMDREERRRQEDQQATQTLLGLLREQTDTLRRLVDVLQERRQEDRAPLQSIYNRPPLPPSPIPTSPKVQRRRGGRVPANSHSTPAESSSSRRLSFPKI, encoded by the exons atgcagagctctccagcagtgatggccgtgcagtctgtgaatagaaagagggccccagcatggactgatcgggaagtcttggatctcatcgctgtgtggggcgatgagtccgtgctttccgagctgcgatccaaaagacggaatgcaaagatctacgacaagatctctaaagacatggcagagagaggatacagccgggatgcaacgcagtgccgcgtgaaaatcaaggagctgagacaaggctaccagaagaccaaagaggcaaacggacgctccggatcccatccccagacatcccgtttctatgaggcactgcattccatcctcggtgcggccgccaccactaccccaccagtgaccgtggactctgaggatggggtagtgtccacggccggttcctcggacatgttaggggacgtggaagatgaggaaggagatgaggagggcgaggcagtcggcagcgctcacaacgctgatttccccgacagccaggatctcttcatcacccttacagagatcccctacgaagcgtccccagccgttaccccggacacagaatctggtgaaggatcagcca ccccatctgtgactgtctcacaacctagcctggaatcacactcccagaggctagcgcggattaggcgtaggaagaggaggacacgggaggacatgttctctgagcttatggcctgttcccaagcccaggcagcacagcagacccagtggcgggagaacttgacccgaatgcaccaagccaacatggatcgggaggagaggcggcggcaggaagaccagcaagcgactcaaacgctgcttggactactgagggagcaaacggacacgctccggcgccttgtggatgttctgcaggaacggaggcaggaggacagagccccgctgcagtccatctataaccgccctcccctgccaccaagtcccatacccacctcacccaaagtgcaaagaaggagaggcggcagagtccctgctaactctcactccacccctgcagagagctctagtagcagaaggctctcatttcccaaaatttga